The following proteins are co-located in the Palaemon carinicauda isolate YSFRI2023 unplaced genomic scaffold, ASM3689809v2 scaffold1128, whole genome shotgun sequence genome:
- the LOC137635312 gene encoding high mobility group nucleosome-binding domain-containing protein 5-like, with product MEMEIEKKGEGDGGDNEGGDGDGDRDEGGGGGGDGKEDGEGADGEDDDGEGDGDRKREDGDGERVEEGDGDGKGERRDEDGEDGDGKRERRDEDGEDGDGKRERRDEDGEDGDEKRERRDEDGENGEGKRERGDEDTDVNGKRER from the coding sequence ATGGAGATGGAGATAGAAAAAAAGGGGGAAGGAGATGGAGGAGATAATGaaggaggagatggagatggagatagagatgaaggaggaggaggaggaggagatggaaaagaaGATGGGGAAGGAGCAGATGGAGAAGATGACGATGGAGAAGGAGATGGAGATAGAAAAAGAGAAGATGGAGATGGAGAAAGGGTTGAAGAAGGAGATGGAGATggaaaaggagaaagaagagatgaagatggagaagatggagatggaaaaagagaaagaagagatgaagatggagaagatggagatggaaaaagagaaagaagagatgaagatggagaaGATGGAgatgaaaaaagagaaagaagagatgaagatggagaaAATGGAGAAGggaaaagagaaagaggagatgaaGATACAGACGTAAATGGAAAAAGAGAAAGATAG